A region of the Thamnophis elegans isolate rThaEle1 chromosome 1, rThaEle1.pri, whole genome shotgun sequence genome:
aaaaaacgccatttaccagatttcttttttatgacAAATACAGGGGTAATGTaagggctgtgggatatctctttcctctttctctcttctctctctgtctctctcatactctttctctttgtctctttcagtctctgtcactcttttttctttcttcctctctcccactcttttatcactttctcttcactctcttttccattcttcagtcactttctctgttgctccctcaaacacacacacacacaaacacactcatgcatgcacaaaagcatttttctccattccaattcagatcctataaatcaattgctctttgAAGCATCTGTGAAAaagattcaggtgctcaggcatgaaaatatcatcaaagcaacagaaaagaaatcaaaagagCCAGTAAGAAAAGGAAtagcaagaactccttgagacatgaacTCACGATGAGGAAAGACTAAGAGAGGCATCGTAGGGGGTAATGGAATAGAAGTAGCCGGGATCACTGGAAGGAAATAGGAAGAACCAGGCATTGGAGCATCTATAggttcacttgccaagagattgaaataagaaggaagataagaagcagCCTTTTTTGTGAGGCTGGCTTAGTTTCCCGACTGAGTCAGGTTGGAAAGCAGGCAGAAGCTTCCTCTAAAGGGATGTAATGCCGGGGAGCTTCAAAGGCTGAGGGTGACAAAGGCATGCATATAAGGGAAGAGAAAGCCTTGGATTCAAAGTGTGAATTTAGTGAAGAGGTTTCCAAATATGGCAGGGGGGGGTCCGGTCCCCCCATCATGGCCTTTTCATGAACTTTTAAGCATTCCATGATGATCTGCCAAGTGGAGAGTATTTTCGCTGGTGCCCTTGGGGGCTGGAGAAAATACTTCCCTAATTTTGCCCAAATGGCTGTTCGAATTGAGCCCTTGTCAGGATATGTGGGACAAATTTGATAAATGTACCTGAGAAAATTAGTAAGATCTTTTTTTGAAGGGATGGGGAGaaagttcccattgttttttaagattaatattgagGATTTGGACAATTCTCTAAGTTCGAAAAGGTATGCAACCCGAGGCTTAGAGAATTCTGCCCTCATTACTCACGAATCTGGGAGGATGCTCCGTCTGCGACGGCCGGTCCTGATATGCAAGAGGCGTTCCTTCGCCGGTGAGCAAGAGGACTCCAAATTGGGACGGATGCAGCGACGTGTTTGATCAgcaatcacgtcggggtcaccagttgcggcttttacacgcttctgatgggccgctcatgcttgtagccgaatgagaagaaaggacaccGGACAAATCCTTCTTGTGATAAGCTTTTGGCCCCGAGCAATGCCCGGGAGGCTTTTTTATTAGTCCCAAACAAAGAAAAGGTGTATACAATattacatcaacaggcacatgactaaatagtccaataataataatgcgaGCGTGGCAAAAAGTttcgtctctgggcaaaagaggGGGTGAGTGAAGAGGGGGGCTGCTTCTTCCCTGGGCAGGAGAAGTGAGataaggaatagggaggggggaaagtgagCAGCTCGCATTCCTGCCTTTGAAATGCTAACTGCTAGATAGATGCTGGTACAGAAAGGCACACTAATTAATAGAGAGACTTACGTATTGctaacaagaatgtttttgttagcatccatctctgggcctgtgttttcCAGACAGCCTTAGCCGTCCTATACACAGAAGTGGCAATGGATCTCAACAGTCCTTTATCTTTGATGCAGGACTTTGTTTAAACTATGCTAAGTTCTTAAGAAATCTGTGATAACTAAAAACAATTGCTCtactttatatttcttgcaggtaAAGGCCCTTTTCCAGGTATCATTCAGATACCTGGAATTGGAGAATGGATTCCAGAAAGTTCAGCATGTCTGTTGGCCAATCATGGCTTTGCCGTGTTAGCTTTGCCCTATTATGGATATGAAGATCTTCCTAAGGACATGACGGAATTGCATCTGGAGTACTTTGAAGAAGCTGTCAATTATATTCTAAAACATCCAGTGGTAGGTTGCTCTATTCTTGACCTTTGTAAAGAGGTTTAGCTGAGATCTCAGGTtttttagccacagaaatgtattCAGTCAGTTGGGGTCAGACTCAGCTCAGTTTTCCAGACAAGATGATTGTCAAAGGGGAAATTGGAGGGGGCAGTAATGTGTATACTACTATGTtatcctagatcaggggtgggcaattaattttctcaaGGGGCCACAATGAGAAATTGGGAGTGTTGTGGAAGACCACCACACGCAcatccccaccctcccccccacctgccatcctgcccctccccccaccatCGCCAATTAGGACAGTAAAAGGATGGCCCCTGGGCTGTAAAAAGCGTggcacgtcaaaaccgcggtccactaaagcgcgcccgattaaagtgcatacgtgatgtcatcagcagcgcgacaaatacgaccacagagaaaaaagggtgctttaaaaagcgcttttaaagcaagccgattcacataaaggtaagggttaggtttagggttagggttagggttagttttagagttagggttaggtttagggttagtgttaggtttagcattaggttaagggttaggtttagggttaggtttagggttaggttaagggttaggcttaggcttaggtttagggttaagtttgggggggttaggtttagatttacgcgttaattttaagtttaccgctcacagcgtgctgttttcgtcgcgctgtgatgatgtcatgtacgcgctttcgtcgagcgcgctttagtctaccgcggttttgtggtggaaccgtaaaaaGACCAGGTCTGTCCTAGATAATTCAGTAAATAAAGGCATTTACAAGAAGTCCTTGTTAGAGACTGATACCTTTAGCGACCATTTGCAATTACTATAATGGAAAAGTAATTAATTCCtggcatttatgacctttgcagttctataaagcaaaggaaaaatgaagtaagatcataagacaactgtggtttcacttagcaatcattttGCATCAAAACTATCCGTAAtcagttgaaaagaaaaatcatGATTAGCAGCAAAATCTATCCCTACATTAGCTCAGCATGTTGCTTAACATGTAAGTTGCTTCAACTAGTGTTATCAGTTAAAGGTTTCCTATATTTTGTAAACCTAGAACTATAGTTATTCTGGGAAATTAACTAAATTCAAATGTTGCTGTATTGTTTGAGCTTGCTGAACATTTTCTGCTTTTTCAGGAACAtttgtttcaggaacattttatTCCTGAAATAGATCATGGAAAGTTTAAGGATCTTAACAACTCATTCCTTTCCATTTGGGGCAGCCAAAGGTATGCAAAAGTAACTGAAGCGTGAAAGCTTTAGGCCAGGGttgccaaactcgatttcattgagattcgcataagggttgtgtttcacctcaggaggctgaggtgggtgtggccagcttgacatcacttgtgtcagggggcgTGTGTGGTGGCCCaatcactctgccagtgaaaatggactcctgacctccattttcagctgggacggctttctgcaaccctctgccagctggcagaggcactgcaagcTGGTCCTTCAGTATTTCCAGGGcagtcctgtgggccagatctaagcaccctcgGCCAGAttcggcccgcaggccttgagtttgacacccctgctttaggcaaTTACTGTAACAGAAAGTGAAATAGCATGGATAATTTTCTTACAGGCTGTGTCTGCATAACACATCCTCTGGTTTGCTTAAGGGGTGGCTGACCGATTAAACCATAATATGCTGTGTTTAACAAGATTCATCTGGTTATTCATTTAGGGTTGCTGTATGAACATAGCCGTAGGATCCCATGCAGTAGAAACATTGTTAGCAGTGTGAATctgattttccttttctttctttctgtctgtttaGGTTAAAGGTCCAGGAATTGGCGTGTTGGGACCCTCCAAAGGGGGTGACATCTGTCTCTCCATGGCctcatttttaaaaggcatcacAGCAATAGTCACCGTTAATGGTTGTATAGCCAATGCTGCTGTTGCAGTACGCTACAAGGACATCACCATTCCACCTGTCGGCCTTAATATAAATCGAGCCAAAATTGTTCAGAATGGGATCTATGACATTATTGATGTCCTGAACAACCCATTAGAGGGCGCTGACCGCCAAAGCTTAATTCCATTGGAGAAAGCTGAGGGACGCTTTCTTTTTATTGTGGGCATGGATGATCATCATTGGAAGAGTGAATTTTTTGCCAATGAAGCTGCCAAACATTTACAAACTCATGGAAAAGATAAACCTGGAATAATTTGCTATCCTGAAGCAGGTCATTACATTGAACCTCCTTATACACCACTGTGCCCTGCTTCAGTCCACCTTTTTGTGGGCAAAACAGTggtctggggagggcaacccAGAGCACATGCAGCAGCGCAGGTGGATGCTTGGAAGCAGATTCAAAACTTCTTTCATCAAATCCTCAATGGCAGCAAAACAAATTGTGAATGAATTAGTTATGAGCTGGGTTTCAGCATGTATGTTTGCTAAGCTAAATACTGGAGATTTGAGAATAATGCTGGGAATGGATATGAAATGGCAAGAAGAAAACTCATATGTGATGAATCCCATTTGAACACTCTTTATCTAGTTTTCAAATATTTCTGCATTCCATATTAAAATCCTGAAGACTAAGATCTGCATCCAGGCGAGAGCACCAGATGGTGGCCCTACAGTGTGATCTtgatttattggtttatttaaatCTATAGGTTCAAAGTCCCAGCCACCTTCTCATTCCaaatgacaactaagttcttaaaCAAATTGCATCAGACCTTCAGGAATAACCGGGAATAAACTTCCTTTGGAGTCCAACTGGGCTTGAATGAGGAATAGCATCAAGCACTGAGCCCTCATTCTCTGAGAGTGACCTGCCCTTGGACTCCGTGCCTGCCTGCACTTGTCAAtgcgttacaggtagtcctcaatttatgaccacaattaagaccaaaattcctgttgcaagaccgttgttaagtgagtaagcccaattttataactttacatgccacaattaagtgaattactgcagtgaaTAACATGCTtgataagtaaatctggcttctacattgactttgcttgtcagaaagttgcaaaaggggatcacatgaccccaggaaactgcaaccatcataaatatgaaccagttttcaagcatctgaatgtaaatcacatgatcatgagaatgctgcaacaatgaagtttgaaaaatggtcataaatcacttttgcagtgcctttgtaacttcaaatagtcactaaatgaactgttgtaagttgaggattacatgtATTCTGAAATGAAGcactactctttttttaaaaaaaaattctgcttttcTAGTTTAAGAAGCCCTAAAATCATCTCAGTCTTATTCACACCACATAACAACTCAGACAGGAAAGTAATAGCCTTCAGGTTTACGTACTCTACATCACAAAGGCACCAACTAAGATTACAATATTAGCAAGCATTTCTAAGATCCCTGTTCAAAGTATCATAAAATTGttattcatttttgaaatgttaATGTTGTACAATGGTACTAATGTTTCCATTTTATCTAtggcaaatggatggatggatggataaataataaaataaaacaataattccCTTCTCATCTTTATTGGTGGTATGCATTTTCCTCAGTCTTGAGTCCTCAACTGTAGGGCTACAATTGGAAGATTCTGCCCAGGATTTTAGCTTTTCCTAGCATgcactcttctggacagagaacttctttttttatattgaatatttttggaaaaaaaacacaaacttttacaaatgttcagtttccacccccaccctcccccccaacctccccaaccttccccctctccccgacttcccagaaccaatacagggtataaatctttaacaaagagaatctAAGATACAgttaaaaaaccaaaaaagatagttaacaacgtatttccattgaactctagctcctccttgctggactaactctagataatttataattcctgatctctaatcataaactatctggaatttcttagtcccatatttgttttgagtatagtcaatccatcttttccactccagtttatatctctcgtttgaatggtccttaagatatgcagatattttggccatctcggctaggtttgttactttcaatgtccattcttgaatagtaggcaaatcttccttcttccagtattgcatagggtgaccagacgtcccgcatttggcgggacaggcacgccttttcataaattttcccgcgtcctgcGCCGTTCTTAAAAAACACGCTTtatttggcgctcgcagctccctcgctcccccgcccatcagctgctagctcgctgggctggctcatcattccattttatcctacaaatttaagccagcccagcctgccactcactgattggattggcctggactccagccaatcagtgagctggctggactccgcttagctgagcacgcctgcgtgaatctccatttcatttcatcttttggggttgcagctgcgcttactcactggtgagtaatcatgttatggattggtatcagtgggaatcgggaggcactggggggaggagacagccctcctctcctcctccccctttgtggagttcatttcacctcctcgcgtcacagccagcccctgtgctgcgtcCCCATGGGCGGCAGAAATtccggaaccgagtggaagttctctgtgcgagTGAAACAACCGCCGCCGctcgcgcagaaaacttccactcggtcacggactcacggagcttctgctgGCGTGGTGGCGCCTGTGCTGCATGGTTCCCAGCGACCAAGCCGCGAGTCCGTGAGGCGTGGTCacgtcccgccgccctcccctgcggctctcctgcaGCGGCAGCCGTTTcagtcacgcagagaacttccactcactTCCGGGGCTGCCGCCGCCTGGCACAATCCCCGGaaccaagtggaagttctctgcacgagaTGAAATGGGCGCCCGCcgcctcgttctcctgccgcggAATACGTTTCagtcgtgcagagaacttccacttggttCCGGGGCTGCCGCCGCCCAGCAAAAACCCCGGAACCGAATGGAAGTTCTTTGCGTGAGGTGAAACGGGCGCCcgccgcctcgctctcctgccgtgcCGTCTGTTTCagtcgtgcagagaacttccacttggttCTGGGGctgccgccgcccggcagaagccccggaaccgagtggaagttctctgcgcaaggtgaaacgggcGCCCGCCGCCTCGGTCTCCTGCCGCGGCGTCCATTTTAGTCGCGTAGATTGCCAAGAAGGTAAACTCCAGTGGCAGCCCATCCCGGGGACGTCCAGCGTTTGTTCCAATAACGAACAGGCCGAAGGACGCTCAGTCTGCAAATTAGTCTAGAAAGTCCTTCTTcggcgcttttccctcccaactgcaCCCCTCTCGCGTTCTTCAGCCCGCTGGACCAATGGGGGCCCAGGGTAGGTGGAGCCCGGCAAGCCTCCCGGgccgagaaattggaaggagTGAAGTTGTGAACGCTCCGAGGAGTGAAAGTATTTAGTTGTTTGCTGCCTGTTACGAAAGGTTTCCCGGTGCTCTGGCTTTGGGGAATGGTTTTTT
Encoded here:
- the LOC116505879 gene encoding acyl-coenzyme A thioesterase 1-like, translating into MLRGCLSHCWRRTSIVTFGGLRNRRARFSTSARVMEPRLSFSPADHSLFDQPLAISVEGLRPEQEIGLRASLEDEKGERFESHAFYRADGEGRLDLQRSPALEGGTFSGLEPMGLLWSLQPLKPLRRLVKRDVERPFLLELEVLERLGATLPGRVLAKGSHERRFLADGVKRLPVREGSIRATLFQPPGKGPFPGIIQIPGIGEWIPESSACLLANHGFAVLALPYYGYEDLPKDMTELHLEYFEEAVNYILKHPVVKGPGIGVLGPSKGGDICLSMASFLKGITAIVTVNGCIANAAVAVRYKDITIPPVGLNINRAKIVQNGIYDIIDVLNNPLEGADRQSLIPLEKAEGRFLFIVGMDDHHWKSEFFANEAAKHLQTHGKDKPGIICYPEAGHYIEPPYTPLCPASVHLFVGKTVVWGGQPRAHAAAQVDAWKQIQNFFHQILNGSKTNCE